One genomic window of Toxorhynchites rutilus septentrionalis strain SRP unplaced genomic scaffold, ASM2978413v1 HiC_scaffold_312, whole genome shotgun sequence includes the following:
- the LOC129781971 gene encoding uncharacterized protein LOC129781971: FSCALVSDILLQGHLYITQNYFAFYSNVFGYVTKLLIPTVSVIKISKEKTAKMFPNAVGVTTCADRHVFGSFMSREAAYRLMCSVWRPVAPPEVEEPITQKIPDVEVSECSVEDDSSCSISGNESSSQVKDKKSDVVDSGDSTYDKFTVIDGTKRSLDASKCRKSVQKEIIIKPSAAGLIASAAILKTSGTIIIKEKSSFSDNSYQICSDNNDDTHSMLTRLRHRLQQIFPSDFGVIHVGIILAIILALFSCFLMYKIHYLQSRIYNFNNFRWGEENDIDVYAEVLKWQKQMQSKSTEEAQIVLNSNLEQIAKGQSHKRNLFKSRM, translated from the exons ATTTTTCATGTGCGTTAGTAAGTGATATACTGCTGCAAGGTCACCTCTACATTACGCAGAATTATTTTGCATTTTACTCTAATGTTTTTGGTTACGTAACAAAG CTTTTGATCCCCACTGTATCAGTGATTAAGATATCCAAGGAGAAGACAGCCAAAATGTTCCCAAATGCGGTCGGTGTGACCACGTGCGCGGATCGTCATGTGTTTGGTAGCTTCATGAGTCGCGAGGCTGCCTATCGACTGATGTGTAGTGTGTGGCGTCCGGTCGCACCGCCGGAGGTGGAAGAACCTATCACACAGAAGATACCCGACGTTGAAGTTTCCGAGTGCTCGGTGGAAGACGACAGCAGCTGCTCAATTAGTGGTAACGAAAGTTCTTCCCAAGTGAAAGATAAAAAGTCTGATGTAGTTGATTCGGGTGATTCTACTTACGATAAATTTACGGTAATAGATGGCACTAAGCGTTCTCTCGAtg CTTCTAAATGTAGAAAATCTGTGCAGAAAGAAATAATCATAAAACCATCGGCAGCAGGATTGATAGCATCTGCCGCAATACTGAAAACATCGGGAACCATCATTATTAAAGAAAAATCCAGCTTTAGTGATAACTCTTATCAAATATGTAGTGATAATAATGATGATACCCATAGCATGCTAACAAGACTTAGGCATAGGCTAcaacaaatatttccctccgaTTTTGGTGTTATACATGTAGGAATAATTTTAGCAATAATACTAGCACTGTTTTCTTGTTTCCTTATGTACAAAATACACTACCTGCAGTCGCGCATatataatttcaacaattttcgtTGG GGTGAAGAAAACGATATCGACGTTTATGCTGAGGTTTTAAAATGgcaaaaacaaatgcaatctaAAAGTACGGAGGAGGCTCAAATAGTTCTTAACTCTAATTTAGAACAAATTGCAaag